From the Ralstonia wenshanensis genome, the window CCGGCGCAGTTTGTGATCGGTGCGTTGGCTCCGGCGCAAGTGCAGTCCATCGTCGTAGATGAGGAAAAGCACAGCATGGACGTGGTGGTCGACGAGGAAAACCTCGCCGTTGCCATCGGCCGTAGCGGCCAGAACGTTCGCTTGGCGTCGGAATTGACCGGCTGGCAGATCAACATCATGACGCCGGCAGAGTCTGCGCAAAAGCAGGCAGAAGAAAGCTCCGTCGTTCGCCAGTTGTTCATGGCGAAGCTGGATGTGGACGAAGAGGTTGCCGACATCCTGATCGAAGAGGGCTTCAGCTCGCTCGAGGAAGTGGCCTACGTGCCGCTGCAGGAAATGCTGGAAATCGAAGCGTTCGACGAAGACACCGTCAACGAGCTGCGCAACCGCGCTCGCGACGTGTTGCTGACGATGGAGTTGGCGAAGGAAGAAAAGGTCGAGAAGGTATCGCAAGACCTGCGCGACCTCGAGGGGCTGACCCCGGAGCTGATCGGCAAGCTGGCCGAGGGGAACATCCAGACGCGTGACGACTTGGCCGAGCTGGCCGTGGACGAATTGGTCGAGATGACCGGCGTCAACGAAGAACAAGCCAAGGCGCTGATCATGAAGGCGCGTGAACACTGGTTTTCGTGAGTCGCATAAGCGTTGATCGTTTATCGCAATCCTCACTGAAACCAAGCATCGAAAGGGTTTGAATGGCAAGCACAACAGTTGCCCAACTCGCTGGCGAATTGAACCGTAGCGCATCTGCGCTGCTGGAACAATTGCAGGCCGCGGGCGTGCAAAAGGCGACGCCGGAAGACGTCATCACCGAATCGGACAAGACCCGTCTGCTCGACTATCTCAAGCGAGCACACGGCAGCGCCGAGGATGGCGCGCGCAAGAAGATCACGATCACCAAGCGCGAAACCAGCGAAATCCGCCAGGCGGATGCCACCGGCAAGACGCGTACCGTGCAAGTGGAAGTCAAGAAGAAGCGCGTGCTGGTCAAGCGTGATGAGCCGAACGCGGCACAGGCCGAATCGGAGGCTGCAGAGGCCGCACCGGTGGTCGATGCCGAGGAAGTCGCGCGTCGCGAAGAAGAACAGCGCCGCCAGGCCGAATTGCTGGCTCGCCAGGAAGCCGAGCTGAAGGCACGCCAGGAAGCGATGGAGCGCGAGGAGGCTGAGCGTCGCGCCCGTCAGGAAGCCGCCGAAGCCGAGCAGAAGCGTCAGGCTGAACTCGCTGCCAAGAAGGCGGAAGAGGAAGCCGTGGCTGCCCGCGCTGCCGCTGAAGCGTCGGACGAAGCCCCGCGCCGCAAGGCCGAGGAAGACGCCGCACGTCTGGCAACCGAGCGCGAAGCGGCCCAGAAGGCTGCTGACGAAGCGCGCGTTGCTGCCGACAAGATCAAGGCCGAGGAAGATGCCGCTCGCAAGCGTCGCGAAGCTGCTGAAGCCGAAGCCCGAGCCATCCGCGAGATGATGAGCGCCCCGGCTCGCGTGCTGAAGACGCCCGCTGAGCGTAAGGCTGAAGAGGTCAAGAAGGCAGAGCAATCGGGCACGCTGCACAAGCCGGTCAAGCCAGCTGGCGAAGCACGCCCGGCTGCGGCTGCCAAGAAGCCGGCTGCCCCCGCGCCTGCCGCTGCTGCACCGAGCTCGCCTACGGGTGACAAGAAGGGCGGTCGTGGCAAGGCGGGTTGGCAAGACGACAACCGTGGTGGCAAGCGTGGCGGCTTGAAGACGCGCGGCGACACCGGTGGCGGTGCCGATGGCTGGCGCTCCGGCTCCAAGGGTGGCCGCAACCGCCATGGCGACGACAACCGCAATGCCTTCCAGGCACCGACCGAGCCGGTCGTGCGTGAAGTGCACGTGCCGGAAACCATCTCTGTGGCCGATCTGGCGCACAAGATGTCGGTCAAGGCTGCCGAAGTCATCAAGCAGATGATGAAGCTCGGCCAGATGGTGACGATCAACCAGGTGCTGGACCAGGAGACCGCGATGATCGTGGTCGAAGAGATGGGCCACCAGGCGGTCGCAGCCAAGCTGGACGATCCGGAAGCGCTGCTGATTGGCGGCGTGGAAGAGCCGACGAACGCCGAGGCCGAAACCCGTCCGCCTGTCGTGACCGTCATGGGTCACGTCGACCACGGCAAGACCTCGCTGCTGGACTACATTCGTCGTGCCAAGGTTGCGGCAGGCGAAGCCGGCGGCATCACGCAGCACATCGGTGCGTATCACGTTGAAACCGATCGCGGCGTCATCACCTTCCTCGACACCCCGGGTCACGAGGCCTTCACGGCCATGCGTGCACGTGGTGCCAAGGCAACCGACATCGTGATTCTGGTCGTGGCTGCCGACGACGGCGTCATGCCGCAGACGAAGGAAGCCATCGCCCACGCGAAGGCGGCCGAGGTGCCCATCGTGGTGGCGATCACCAAGGTCGACAAGCCCGAAGCCAACCCCGACCGGGTCAAGCAGGAGCTGGTGGCTGAGAGCGTGATTCCGGAAGAGTACGGCGGCGATGTGCCATTCGTGCCGGTATCCGCCAAGACTGGCGAAGGTATCGACAGCCTGCTGGAAAACGTGCTGCTGCAGGCTGAAGTGCTGGAACTGAAGGCGCCGGTCAATGCGCCGGCCAAGGGTCTGGTGGTGGAAGCGCAGTTGGACAAGGGCAAGGGCCCGATCGCTACGGTGCTCGTGCAGAGCGGTACGCTCAAGCGCGGCGACGTGGTGCTCGCAGGCACGGCCTATGGCCGCGTGCGCGCCATGCTGGACGAAAACGGCAAGTCGGCCAAGGAGGCTGGTCCGTCGATCCCGGTGGAAATTCAGGGTCTGTCGGAAGTGCCGGGCGCCGGTGAAGAAGTGCTGGTACTGCCGGACGAGCGCAAGGCGCGCGAAATCGCGCTGTTCCGCCAAGGCAAGTTCCGCGACGTGAAGCTGGCGCGCCAACAGGCTGCCAAGCTGGAGAACATGCTGGAGCAGATGAGCGAAGGCGACGTGAAGTCGCTGCCGCTGATCATCAAGGCAGACGTTCAGGGCTCGCAGGAAGCGCTGGTGCATTCGCTCAAGAAGCTGTCGACCGGCGAAGTGCGTGTGCAGATCGTGCACGCTGCTGTGGGCGGCATCACTGAGTCGGACGTCAACCTGGCAACCGCGTCGAAGGCCGTCATCATCGGCTTCAACACGCGGGCCGATGCCGGTGCGCGAAAGCTGGCGGAGAACCACGGCATCGACATCCGCTACTACAACATCATCTATGACGCTGTGGATGAGGTGAAGGCGGCGATGTCGGGCATGCTGTCGCCGGAAAAGCGCGAAGAGACGACGGGCCTTGTCGAGGTGCGCCAGGTCTTCCACGTACCGAAGGTGGGTGCAGTGGCTGGCTGTATGGTGCTGGACGGCTTCGTCAAGCGCAATTCGCTGGTGCGGGTGCTGCGTGCGAACGTGGTCATCTTCTCGGGCGAACTCGATTCGCTCAAGCGCTTCAAGGACGATGTGAAGGAAGTGAAGCAAGGCTTCGAGTGCGGCCTGTCGATCAAGAACTTCAACGACGTTCAGGAAGGCGATCAACTCGAGGTCTACGAGATCACCGAGGTGGCGCGTACGCTGTAATACGTTGGCCGGACGCTGCGGTGTCCGGCTCGACTTTGCGACGGTGGCCCGGGCGCGTCCCGCGCCACCGTTTTGTCTTTTGGGCCGGGCTGGCGCGTGCCGGCGGCGCCCATGTGAGGAACACACTATGCCGAAGAAATCGGGATCGGCCGCTGGCCGCAACGTGCGCATCGCCGATCAGATCCAGCGTGATCTGGCCGAATTGATCCAGCGCGAAATCAAGAACCCGGCGATGGGCTTGGTGACGCTGCAATCCGTGACGCTCACGCCTGACTACGCGCACGCCAAGATCTACTTCACGGTGCTGGGCGCCGAGCCGGAAGTCGCCGGCGCCATCCTGAACGAGAAAGCCGGCTACCTGCATTCGCTATTGTTCAAGCGCCTGCACATCCACACGGTGCCGACACTGCATTTCCACTTCGACGGTTCGGTCGAGCGTGGTATCGAGATGTCGCGATTGATCGATGAGGCCAACGCCACGCGCGCCAAAGACGACTGAAGATGGCTGAGCAACATGCGCCCAGGCCGCAGAAGCCGCCGCGCCGCGATGTGCACGGAGTGCTGCTGCTGGACAAGCCGATCGGCTGGTCGAGCAACGATGCGCTGATCCGCGCCAAGCGCCTGCTGTGGGCTAAGAAGGCGGGGCATACCGGCACGCTCGATCCGCTGGCTACCGGCTTGCTACCCCTGTGTTTTGGCGAGGCGACCAAGTTTTCACAGGATTTGCTCGATGCGGATAAGACGTATGAGACCGTCGTGCGGCTTGGCATCAAGACGAGTACCGCAGATGCGGAAGGCGAGGTGCTGAGCGAGCGTCCGGTATCGGTCACGCTGGAGCAACTGCACGTAGCCATCGCGCGCTTTGTCGGCGAGATCGACCAGGTGCCGCCGATGCACTCTGCGCTGAAGAAGGACGGCAAGCCGTTGTACGAGTACGCGCGCGCGGGTCAGACCGTGGAACGTGCTGCACGTCGAGTAACGATCCACGCGATCGATGTGCTGGCGACGGATCTGGAGTCGGCAACGCCGACGATCACGTTGCGCGTGTCATGCAGCAAGGGAACGTACATCCGCACGTTGGGTGAAGACATTGGCGAGGCGCTGGGCTGCGGCGGGCATCTGGTTGCGCTGCGTCGCACGCAGGTCGGCAATCTGACACTGAACGGCGCCGTGACGCTCGAATCGCTGGACGCAGCCCCTGACGATGCGCGCGCCGCATTGCTGGCACCAGTCGACGCGCTGTTGCAGACGCTGCCGCGTGTGGAGTTGGATGCGGACGAGAGCCGCCGCTTCCTGCATGGTCAGCGCTTGCCGTTGCCATTGGCGTTACCGAATGCAGATCAGGTGCGTGTGTACGGCGTGCGTGACCCGATTGCAGCGGATGCCACAGCGTCGCTGCTCGGTGTGGCGGCTTGGCAAGGCGGCGTGCTGCGGCCGGAACGGCTCGTGCATCTTTAAGCCGATCGACGGCAACAAAAAAGCCACGCAGCTACGCGTGGCTTTCTTGTTTGCGCGATCTTGGATCAGTGCGCGCCGGCTGCCGCTTCTGCACCCGCCGCCGACTTCGCCGGCTTGGTCAGCCAGATGAAGACGATCAGTACGATAAACAGCACCGCCGAAATCCAGAAGATATCGTTGGCGCCCAACATTGCGGCTTGCTGCGAGATCACGCGTTCGATCACGCCATTGGCCTGCAGGTTGGGCATGCCAAGCTGCGTGTACTGGTTGATCGACGACGCATAGGCCGGGTTGTACGGATTCACGTGTTCAACCAGTTGCGCGTGGTGCAGGGCAGAGCGGTTGTCCCACACCGTAGTCGAGATCGATGCTCCGATGCCACCGAACATGATCCGCACGAAGTTCGATAAACCCGATGCTGCCGGAATCCGCTCGGGCGACAGGCCCGACAGGATGATCGACGTGAGCGGGATGAAGAACATTGCCATGGCGGCGCCCTGGATCAGCGTCGGAATCATCAGCGTCCACGTATCCACCTGCACGGTAAAGTGCGAGCGCATCCAGAACACAAGTGCGAAAGTCATGAACGCCGTGGTCGCGACCCAGCGTGCGTCCATCTTGGGCAGGTTCTTGCCGATGACGGGCGAGAGGATGATGGCGAAGATGCCCACTGGCGCCATGATCAGGCCCGCATCCGTGGCGGTGTAGCCGACGATGGTCTGCAGCCACAGCGGCAGGATCACTAGGTTGCCGAAGAACAACCCGTATGCCACCGAGATGGCCACGACCCCGGCGCTGAAGTTGCGGCCCTTGAACAGCGTCAGGTCCACGACGGGGTGATCTTCGGTCAGCTCCCACACCAGGAAGAACGCGAAGCCCACGATTGCAACGACCGTCAGCACCACGACCTCGGTCGAGTTGAACCAGTCGAGTTCCTTGCCGCGATCGAGCATCAACTGAAGCGAGCCCACCCACAGGATCAATAGCGCCAGGCCGATCTTGTCGATCGGGAGCGCGCGTGTCTGCGATTCACGATCCTTGTAGATGACCCATGTCGCGTACGCTGCGAGGACGCCCACCGGGATATTGATGTAGAAAATCCACGGCCAGCTCATGTTGTCAGAGATCCAGCCGCCGAAGATCGGCCCCATGATTGGCGCGACCAGCGTTGTCATGCCCCATAGGGCCAACGCCATTGAGCTTTTGGCGGGCGGATATGTCGACAGCAGCAGCGATTGCGACAGCGGAATCATCGGACCTGCGACAGCGCCCTGGATGATCCGGGCCGCGATCAGCATGCCCA encodes:
- the infB gene encoding translation initiation factor IF-2, producing the protein MASTTVAQLAGELNRSASALLEQLQAAGVQKATPEDVITESDKTRLLDYLKRAHGSAEDGARKKITITKRETSEIRQADATGKTRTVQVEVKKKRVLVKRDEPNAAQAESEAAEAAPVVDAEEVARREEEQRRQAELLARQEAELKARQEAMEREEAERRARQEAAEAEQKRQAELAAKKAEEEAVAARAAAEASDEAPRRKAEEDAARLATEREAAQKAADEARVAADKIKAEEDAARKRREAAEAEARAIREMMSAPARVLKTPAERKAEEVKKAEQSGTLHKPVKPAGEARPAAAAKKPAAPAPAAAAPSSPTGDKKGGRGKAGWQDDNRGGKRGGLKTRGDTGGGADGWRSGSKGGRNRHGDDNRNAFQAPTEPVVREVHVPETISVADLAHKMSVKAAEVIKQMMKLGQMVTINQVLDQETAMIVVEEMGHQAVAAKLDDPEALLIGGVEEPTNAEAETRPPVVTVMGHVDHGKTSLLDYIRRAKVAAGEAGGITQHIGAYHVETDRGVITFLDTPGHEAFTAMRARGAKATDIVILVVAADDGVMPQTKEAIAHAKAAEVPIVVAITKVDKPEANPDRVKQELVAESVIPEEYGGDVPFVPVSAKTGEGIDSLLENVLLQAEVLELKAPVNAPAKGLVVEAQLDKGKGPIATVLVQSGTLKRGDVVLAGTAYGRVRAMLDENGKSAKEAGPSIPVEIQGLSEVPGAGEEVLVLPDERKAREIALFRQGKFRDVKLARQQAAKLENMLEQMSEGDVKSLPLIIKADVQGSQEALVHSLKKLSTGEVRVQIVHAAVGGITESDVNLATASKAVIIGFNTRADAGARKLAENHGIDIRYYNIIYDAVDEVKAAMSGMLSPEKREETTGLVEVRQVFHVPKVGAVAGCMVLDGFVKRNSLVRVLRANVVIFSGELDSLKRFKDDVKEVKQGFECGLSIKNFNDVQEGDQLEVYEITEVARTL
- the rbfA gene encoding 30S ribosome-binding factor RbfA, translated to MPKKSGSAAGRNVRIADQIQRDLAELIQREIKNPAMGLVTLQSVTLTPDYAHAKIYFTVLGAEPEVAGAILNEKAGYLHSLLFKRLHIHTVPTLHFHFDGSVERGIEMSRLIDEANATRAKDD
- the truB gene encoding tRNA pseudouridine(55) synthase TruB; this encodes MAEQHAPRPQKPPRRDVHGVLLLDKPIGWSSNDALIRAKRLLWAKKAGHTGTLDPLATGLLPLCFGEATKFSQDLLDADKTYETVVRLGIKTSTADAEGEVLSERPVSVTLEQLHVAIARFVGEIDQVPPMHSALKKDGKPLYEYARAGQTVERAARRVTIHAIDVLATDLESATPTITLRVSCSKGTYIRTLGEDIGEALGCGGHLVALRRTQVGNLTLNGAVTLESLDAAPDDARAALLAPVDALLQTLPRVELDADESRRFLHGQRLPLPLALPNADQVRVYGVRDPIAADATASLLGVAAWQGGVLRPERLVHL
- a CDS encoding DHA2 family efflux MFS transporter permease subunit, translating into MATAAPKPLQPLTGAKLAIGTVALSLATFMNVLDSSIANVSIPAISGDLGVAPNQGTWVITSFAVANAISVPLTGWLTQRFGQVRLFVTSILLFVLSSWACGLAPNMGMLIAARIIQGAVAGPMIPLSQSLLLSTYPPAKSSMALALWGMTTLVAPIMGPIFGGWISDNMSWPWIFYINIPVGVLAAYATWVIYKDRESQTRALPIDKIGLALLILWVGSLQLMLDRGKELDWFNSTEVVVLTVVAIVGFAFFLVWELTEDHPVVDLTLFKGRNFSAGVVAISVAYGLFFGNLVILPLWLQTIVGYTATDAGLIMAPVGIFAIILSPVIGKNLPKMDARWVATTAFMTFALVFWMRSHFTVQVDTWTLMIPTLIQGAAMAMFFIPLTSIILSGLSPERIPAASGLSNFVRIMFGGIGASISTTVWDNRSALHHAQLVEHVNPYNPAYASSINQYTQLGMPNLQANGVIERVISQQAAMLGANDIFWISAVLFIVLIVFIWLTKPAKSAAGAEAAAGAH